GAAAACGAGCTGCTACCACCTACAAGGAGCCTGCGCCGGAGTGCGCAGGCTCCTTGTGGCGTAATGGGGGCTGGCCGGCGGGAGTCGGCAGTGATTTCCGACTCGAATAACTCACCCTTATCAGACCATGGCGGCCAGCAAGAAAACCCACTGTCAAATGAATCACGAATGACCTTGTTTTCAGAATCTTATCGATTACATAAGTGTTAACTCACCATCTAGCGCGTCGGATAGCTCGTTAAGGGTGCGCACCTTGTTCTCCGCACCCGGCGGGCTAGCCGTACCTTTGTACTCATTCTAAATACTAACGCTTACCCTCCTGAATGTCCGCTGTAATTTCCACTGATATCTGCATCATCGGGGCTGGCCCGGTGGGGCTGTTCGCTGTTTTTGAAGCTGGTTTGTTGAAGCTGCGCTGCCACGTGGTCGACGCCCTGCCCCAGCCGGGCGGGCAGCTGTCCGAGATTTATCCCAAGAAGCCGATTTACGACATCCCCGGCTACCCCGAGATTCTGGCCGGCGACCTCATCGACAATCTGATGAAGCAAATTGAGCCTTTCCACCCCACGTTCACGCTGGGCGAGCGCGTCGAACGCTTTGCGAAATTGGATGATGGCTCGTTTCAGCTCTACACCACCGATGGCACCGAGATTCAGTGCAAAGCCGTGGCCATCGCGGGCGGGCTAGGGTCGTTTGAGCCGCGCAAGCCGGCCGTGGAAAACCTGGAGCGCTTTGAGGGCGGCAAAGGCGTGCACTACATGGTGCGCGACCCCGAGCACTTCCGTGACAAGAAAATCGTGATTGCGGGCGGCGGCGACTCAGCCCTCGACTGGACTAACTTCCTGGCCAACGTGGCCTCGGAGGTGACGCTGGTGCACCGGGGTACCACCTTCCGCGGCGCCGCCGACTCGGCCGAAAAGGTGAAAGCCTTGCACGACGCGGGCCGCATCAAGCTGGTGCTCAGCTCCAACGTGACGCACCTGCACGGCAATGGCCACCTGGAGCAAGTAACTATTACCAACAACAACGGCACCACCGAGACGGTGCCGCTCGATGCGTTCGTGCCGCTGTTCGGCCTCACGCCCAAGCTCGGCCCCATCGGCGACTGGAACCTTGACCTCACCGACGATGCCATCGTGGTGAACACCGAGGACTACAGCACCTCGCTGCCCGGCGTGTACGCCATCGGCGACATTAACACGTATCCGGGCAAGCTGAAGCTTATTTTGTGCGGCTTCCACGAGGCCGCGCTCATGTGCCAGGGCGCGTTCAAGTACATTTACCCCGACAAAAAATACACCCTCAAGTACACCACCGTCAACGGGGTACCGACCCTTTAAGGGAGTTACGAGCTATGAGTTAAAAGCCCAGCTAGTTTACCGTGCTTTTGATTCATAATTCTTACTTCTTAACTCACAACTCTTTATGAGTGATATTAGAATTTACGTAGAGGAAGCGCCCGGCCAGCGGCGCGAACTGGAAGCGCCAACCGACATGGGCCTGAGCTTGATGGAGCTGCTCAAGGCTAGCGACTATCCCATCCAGGCCACCTGCGGCGGCATGGCGCTGTGCGCCACCTGCCATGTAGAAATTTTGGCCGGCCCGCCCCTGCCCGAGCCCAGCGACGACGAGTGGGCCATGCTCGATACGCTGCCCGTGCTGCACGAAACCAGTCGCCTCAGCTGCCAGATTCGCCTCGCCCCCAACCTTGATGGCCTAGTGGTGCGCGTGCTCGGCAGCGGCGAATAGCACGGCAGCCCCACCCCCTGCGGGAGAGGGGCCGGGGGTGGGGCTGCCGTGCTAAAACGAGCTTTGTAATAACCTGGTAAAAACAGCAGCCCGGCCAATTGGCCGGGCTGCTGTTTTTGTAAAATAATCTATTGTAGCCTAGCGGCGGTGCTTGTGCTTGGTGCTGGCCTCCTTGTGCTTGCTTTTGGTTTTGGCCTTTTTCTCGGCCGTGTGGTGCTTGGCCTTGTGGGTCGTTTCCTTATGGCTCTTGTGCGAGGCCGATTTTTTGCTGCTGTGGTGGCGGCTGGCTTTTTCGCTGCTGTGGTGCTTGCTCTTGCTGCTGTGCTTGGCTTCGCGGGCGGCCTTGGCACGGCTGGCTTTGGTCGATTTGCTGCGGTGGCTAGCCTTGCTGCTGTGGCTCGATTTGCTGTTGTGGCGGGCGGCGCGGCGGGCTTCGGCCCGGCGCTCGGCGCGGGCTTCGGCGGCGCGCTCCTCGGCCCGCTCAATGGC
The genomic region above belongs to Hymenobacter sp. BRD128 and contains:
- a CDS encoding NAD(P)/FAD-dependent oxidoreductase, producing MSAVISTDICIIGAGPVGLFAVFEAGLLKLRCHVVDALPQPGGQLSEIYPKKPIYDIPGYPEILAGDLIDNLMKQIEPFHPTFTLGERVERFAKLDDGSFQLYTTDGTEIQCKAVAIAGGLGSFEPRKPAVENLERFEGGKGVHYMVRDPEHFRDKKIVIAGGGDSALDWTNFLANVASEVTLVHRGTTFRGAADSAEKVKALHDAGRIKLVLSSNVTHLHGNGHLEQVTITNNNGTTETVPLDAFVPLFGLTPKLGPIGDWNLDLTDDAIVVNTEDYSTSLPGVYAIGDINTYPGKLKLILCGFHEAALMCQGAFKYIYPDKKYTLKYTTVNGVPTL
- a CDS encoding 2Fe-2S iron-sulfur cluster-binding protein → MSDIRIYVEEAPGQRRELEAPTDMGLSLMELLKASDYPIQATCGGMALCATCHVEILAGPPLPEPSDDEWAMLDTLPVLHETSRLSCQIRLAPNLDGLVVRVLGSGE